A genome region from Populus alba chromosome 5, ASM523922v2, whole genome shotgun sequence includes the following:
- the LOC118029818 gene encoding PHAF1 protein At3g51130 isoform X2, with protein MLHHHHNHHQSQRPRRRCEGTAMGVIILDLRPGNGIGPFSLGMPICEAFAQIEQQPSIYDVVHVKYFDEEPLKLDIVISFPDHGFHLRFDPWSQRLRLIEIFDVKRLQMRYATSLIGGPSNLATFVAVYALFGPTFPGIYDKDRGVYTLFYPGLSFAFPIPSQYTDCFHGREAELPLEFPDGTTPVTCRVSIYDGSADKKVGVGSLMHKASAPPLLPGNLYMEEVHVKLGEELYFSVGGQHIPFGASPQDVWTELGRPCGIHQKQVDQMVIHSASDLRPRTTLCGDYFYNYFTRGLDILFDGQTHRIKKFVLHTNYPGHADFNSYIKCNFVIQVDNSKQSITPSTKWDQVKEILGDCGRAAIQTQGSTSNPFGSTFVYGYQNIAFEVMKNGYIATVTLFQS; from the exons ATGTTACACCACCACCACAATCACCACCAGTCACAGCGACCGCGACGCCGCTGTGAAGGCACTGCTATGGGCGTTATCATTCTCGATCTCCGCCCTGGTAACGGCATCGGTCCTTTCTCTCTGG GGATGCCAATATGTGAAGCATTTGCACAGATTGAACAACAACCTAGCATATACGACGTCGTTCATGTGAAGTACTTCGATGAG GAGCCATTAAAACTTGATATTGTTATCAGCTTTCCTGATCATGGGTTTCATCTTCGATTCGATCCGTGGTCACAA agGTTACGATTGATTGAGATTTTCGATGTGAAACGTCTTCAAATGCGCTATGCTACATCTCTTATTGG GGGACCATCAAATCTAGCTACTTTTGTTGCTGTATATGCGCTTTTTGGACCTACATTTCCTGGGATTTACGACAAAGATAGAGGCGTGTACACTTTGTTTTACCCA ggtttgtcatttgcttttccGATTCCCAGCCAGTATACAGATTGTTTTCATGGTAGAGAAG CGGAACTGCCACTAGAGTTTCCCGATGGCACTACACCAGTTACATGTCGAGTCTCTATATATGATGGTTCTGCAGATAAAAAAGTAGGTGTTGGATCTTTAATGCATAAGGCTTCTGCTCCTCCACTACTTCCTGGTAACCTGTATATGGAAGAGGTGCATGTTAAG CTTGGGGAAGAATTATATTTCTCTGTAGGAGGGCAGCATATTCCTTTTGGTGCATCACCACAG GATGTATGGACAGAATTAGGTCGTCCATGTGGAATTCATCAAAAGCAG GTTGACCAAATGGTCATTCACTCTGCTTCTGACCTTCGCCCGAGGACAACCCTTTGTGGAGACTACTTTTACAATTACTTCACACGTGGTCTGGATATCTTGTTTGATGGACAG acTCATAGAATCAAAAAGTTTGTTTTGCACACAAACTATCCTGGTCATGCAGATTTTAATTCGTACATCAAGTGCAATTTTGTCATCCAAG TTGACAACTCCAAACAGAGTATTACACCAAGCACAAAATGGGACCAGGTGAAG GAGATCCTTGGGGACTGTGGTCGAGCAGCTATTCAAACACAGGGATCTACAAGCAATCCTTTTGGTTCCACTTTTGTATATGGATATCAGAACATTGCCTTCGAG GTGATGAAGAATGGTTATA
- the LOC118029818 gene encoding PHAF1 protein At3g51130 isoform X1 — protein sequence MLHHHHNHHQSQRPRRRCEGTAMGVIILDLRPGNGIGPFSLGMPICEAFAQIEQQPSIYDVVHVKYFDEEPLKLDIVISFPDHGFHLRFDPWSQRLRLIEIFDVKRLQMRYATSLIGGPSNLATFVAVYALFGPTFPGIYDKDRGVYTLFYPGLSFAFPIPSQYTDCFHGREAELPLEFPDGTTPVTCRVSIYDGSADKKVGVGSLMHKASAPPLLPGNLYMEEVHVKLGEELYFSVGGQHIPFGASPQDVWTELGRPCGIHQKQVDQMVIHSASDLRPRTTLCGDYFYNYFTRGLDILFDGQTHRIKKFVLHTNYPGHADFNSYIKCNFVIQGSDFDNSKQSITPSTKWDQVKEILGDCGRAAIQTQGSTSNPFGSTFVYGYQNIAFEVMKNGYIATVTLFQS from the exons ATGTTACACCACCACCACAATCACCACCAGTCACAGCGACCGCGACGCCGCTGTGAAGGCACTGCTATGGGCGTTATCATTCTCGATCTCCGCCCTGGTAACGGCATCGGTCCTTTCTCTCTGG GGATGCCAATATGTGAAGCATTTGCACAGATTGAACAACAACCTAGCATATACGACGTCGTTCATGTGAAGTACTTCGATGAG GAGCCATTAAAACTTGATATTGTTATCAGCTTTCCTGATCATGGGTTTCATCTTCGATTCGATCCGTGGTCACAA agGTTACGATTGATTGAGATTTTCGATGTGAAACGTCTTCAAATGCGCTATGCTACATCTCTTATTGG GGGACCATCAAATCTAGCTACTTTTGTTGCTGTATATGCGCTTTTTGGACCTACATTTCCTGGGATTTACGACAAAGATAGAGGCGTGTACACTTTGTTTTACCCA ggtttgtcatttgcttttccGATTCCCAGCCAGTATACAGATTGTTTTCATGGTAGAGAAG CGGAACTGCCACTAGAGTTTCCCGATGGCACTACACCAGTTACATGTCGAGTCTCTATATATGATGGTTCTGCAGATAAAAAAGTAGGTGTTGGATCTTTAATGCATAAGGCTTCTGCTCCTCCACTACTTCCTGGTAACCTGTATATGGAAGAGGTGCATGTTAAG CTTGGGGAAGAATTATATTTCTCTGTAGGAGGGCAGCATATTCCTTTTGGTGCATCACCACAG GATGTATGGACAGAATTAGGTCGTCCATGTGGAATTCATCAAAAGCAG GTTGACCAAATGGTCATTCACTCTGCTTCTGACCTTCGCCCGAGGACAACCCTTTGTGGAGACTACTTTTACAATTACTTCACACGTGGTCTGGATATCTTGTTTGATGGACAG acTCATAGAATCAAAAAGTTTGTTTTGCACACAAACTATCCTGGTCATGCAGATTTTAATTCGTACATCAAGTGCAATTTTGTCATCCAAGGTTCTGACT TTGACAACTCCAAACAGAGTATTACACCAAGCACAAAATGGGACCAGGTGAAG GAGATCCTTGGGGACTGTGGTCGAGCAGCTATTCAAACACAGGGATCTACAAGCAATCCTTTTGGTTCCACTTTTGTATATGGATATCAGAACATTGCCTTCGAG GTGATGAAGAATGGTTATA